A genome region from Micromonospora peucetia includes the following:
- a CDS encoding GNAT family N-acetyltransferase: protein MALTLRPLALDDIDAVHDWARLPESCRYQAWGPNTYEQTQAYVGAAVVAPPDRLVFGMLVDGDVVGSAELKLHGWSTAEIAYAVHPRWWGQGVATAASRELLRLGFGEHGRHRIFATCDPRNLASAAVLRKIGMRYEGRMRGTAYIRDGWRDSDLYAVLADD from the coding sequence ATGGCGCTCACACTCCGTCCGCTCGCGCTCGACGACATTGACGCCGTGCACGACTGGGCGCGTCTGCCGGAGTCGTGCCGCTACCAGGCGTGGGGACCCAACACCTACGAGCAGACGCAGGCGTACGTGGGGGCCGCCGTGGTGGCGCCCCCGGATCGGCTGGTGTTCGGGATGCTCGTCGACGGCGACGTCGTGGGCAGCGCCGAGCTGAAGCTGCACGGCTGGAGCACCGCCGAGATCGCGTACGCGGTCCATCCACGGTGGTGGGGGCAGGGCGTAGCCACGGCTGCCTCGCGGGAGCTGTTGCGGCTGGGCTTCGGCGAGCACGGGCGCCATCGCATCTTCGCCACGTGTGACCCGCGCAACCTCGCCTCGGCGGCGGTGCTTCGCAAGATCGGTATGCGGTACGAGGGCCGGATGCGTGGCACCGCCTACATTCGCGACGGCTGGCGCGACTCGGATCTGTACGCCGTCCTCGCCGACGACTGA
- a CDS encoding right-handed parallel beta-helix repeat-containing protein yields MSNYLTNNDSERPAAPKRRRKLWLASGVAGLTGVVSLAAVGVATGAGAVGADGLKWATAQVSMDGDQGADREDKGREGEQGREDREGRDRNDKDRNDKNRDHKDRGKEVPCDSDKLIQAIVFANNNHGAELNLAKDCTYKLTRSDNYGNGLPVIKERITLKGHDTKIVRDATAEHFRILNVAGGGHLTLKGLTIKNGQTLHRKMTETVSAEAVWSRYSNSVEATAAATAGKPYLPLLQAEPKGAAAAEAAAAKTDAGALDEPKPNDGAGILVQPGGSADIEKSHIVENQAGGNGGGIANFGKTSLRHTTVADNTAFFFGGGILNAGVLKVEESHIKHNNAGIGGGGISNGAPGIHHRDVDGGTMWIEKSEISGNDTIGFGGGLLDIEGNTTIKHSKITDNDAVIAGGGIAAAKHSQLYLYKVTIAKNTTVGVGGGMALAFGATTTAEKTEVKENVAGFFGGGVFNLFSTVTFRDSEIVGNRAVGPIGIGGGIFNVFGKVNLHDTKVANNFSTLKPGGVFNYGGKVNVDDKSAIKGNKPTNCKGSPSPVPNCFG; encoded by the coding sequence ATGTCCAACTACCTAACGAACAACGACTCCGAGCGGCCGGCGGCGCCGAAGCGCCGCCGCAAGCTCTGGCTCGCCAGCGGTGTGGCTGGGTTGACCGGCGTTGTCAGCCTCGCCGCCGTGGGTGTCGCCACCGGCGCCGGCGCGGTCGGCGCGGACGGCCTGAAGTGGGCCACCGCCCAGGTCAGCATGGACGGCGACCAGGGCGCGGACCGCGAGGACAAGGGCCGCGAGGGCGAACAGGGCCGCGAGGACAGAGAAGGCCGGGACCGGAACGACAAGGACCGGAACGACAAGAATCGGGACCACAAGGATCGCGGGAAGGAGGTGCCCTGCGACTCCGACAAACTGATCCAGGCAATCGTCTTCGCCAACAACAACCACGGCGCCGAGCTGAATCTGGCCAAGGACTGCACCTACAAGCTGACCCGGTCCGACAACTACGGCAACGGCCTGCCGGTGATCAAGGAGCGGATCACGCTCAAGGGTCACGACACCAAGATCGTGCGGGACGCCACCGCCGAACACTTCCGGATCCTCAACGTCGCCGGCGGCGGCCATCTCACCCTCAAGGGCCTGACCATCAAGAACGGTCAGACCCTCCACCGGAAGATGACGGAGACCGTCTCGGCCGAGGCGGTGTGGTCGCGCTACTCGAACTCGGTCGAGGCCACTGCGGCGGCCACGGCCGGCAAGCCGTACCTGCCGCTGCTCCAGGCCGAACCGAAGGGTGCGGCGGCGGCGGAGGCCGCGGCGGCCAAGACCGACGCCGGGGCCCTGGATGAGCCGAAGCCCAACGACGGCGCCGGCATCCTGGTGCAGCCGGGTGGCTCCGCCGACATCGAGAAGAGCCACATCGTGGAGAACCAGGCCGGTGGCAACGGTGGCGGCATCGCCAACTTCGGCAAGACCAGCCTGCGCCACACCACGGTCGCCGACAACACCGCCTTCTTCTTCGGCGGCGGCATCCTGAACGCCGGGGTGCTCAAGGTCGAGGAGTCCCACATCAAGCACAACAACGCCGGGATCGGCGGCGGCGGCATCTCCAACGGTGCCCCGGGCATCCACCACCGTGACGTCGACGGCGGCACGATGTGGATCGAGAAGAGCGAGATCAGCGGCAACGACACGATCGGCTTCGGCGGTGGTCTGCTCGACATCGAGGGCAACACCACCATCAAGCACTCCAAGATCACCGACAACGACGCGGTGATCGCTGGCGGCGGCATCGCCGCGGCGAAGCACAGCCAGCTCTACCTGTACAAGGTCACGATCGCCAAGAACACCACCGTCGGCGTCGGCGGCGGTATGGCACTGGCCTTCGGCGCCACCACCACCGCGGAGAAGACCGAGGTCAAGGAGAACGTCGCCGGCTTCTTCGGTGGCGGCGTGTTCAACCTGTTCAGCACGGTCACATTCCGCGACAGCGAGATCGTCGGGAACCGGGCCGTCGGGCCGATCGGCATCGGCGGCGGCATCTTCAACGTGTTCGGCAAGGTCAACCTGCACGACACGAAGGTCGCCAACAACTTCTCCACCCTCAAGCCGGGCGGGGTGTTCAACTACGGCGGCAAGGTCAACGTGGACGACAAGTCCGCGATCAAGGGCAACAAGCCGACCAACTGCAAGGGCAGCCCGTCACCGGTGCCCAACTGCTTCGGCTGA
- the pulA gene encoding pullulanase-type alpha-1,6-glucosidase: MNPPPIPRKALLALVSLLTLTLVGTPIAVRQLGADTPDDTGPLAATGAAQWRTEPSVQALLEAGSHQTRAEQFYFVLPDRFANGDRRNDTGGLTGDRLSTGLDPTDKGFYHGGDLKGVMDRLDYIEGLGTTAIWLAPIFKNRPVQGTGADVSAGYHGYWITDFTQVDPHFGTNEDLKRLVTLAHRRGIKIYLDVIVNHTADVIKYAEDKYTYVDKTTAPYTDAQGRPFEDRNHADGTRDFPKVDNTSFPYTPTFATPADAKVKVPAWLNDPTMYHNRGDSTFAGENSEYGDFFGLDDLWTERPEVVRGLTKVYSDWVASTGVDGFRLDTVKHTNLDFWPQFSQGIERAAERAGKKDFFMFGEVYSADPEITSTYLRRGGLPATLDFAFQEAARGYTAGDGSAKALADVYARDDLYRTRDTDAGRLPTFLGNHDMGRIGSFIAGGGTDPATHLRRDRLAHELMFLTRGQPVVYSGDEQGFTGPGGDKDARQDMFASRTPDYLDDDLLGTDRTHASDQFDRAHPLYRAIAELGELRQAHPALRDGVQVSRYAADGPGVFAFSRVDPKQRTEYVVAVNNAATAQTVTVDTWSAGATFTGVYGGSAAPVAGVDGRLTLTVPPLSAVVHRAGTPIASPDAAPRITITAPAPGEPVATKAAVTAQVTGDPLATVTVAARVAGGRWTLLGSADRAPYTVHHDLTGLAGGTRVEYKAVVRDGKGRTASTRSTATVGTPAQSASRDWAVVHYQRPAGGYDDWGLYAWGDIDPAYATEWPEGQPFAGEDSYGRFAWVKLKPGAKSVGFLVVDSNGNKDVGQDRTIDVTKTGEVWVKQGDPATYPSRQAATGEPDPPVADDTVVIHYRRADGNYDGWGLHLWDGAANPTDWATPLTPERVDAFGAVFRVPLAAGATGLSYIIHAGDEKDLPTDQRLDFASAGREVWLLAGTPGRLLPSTASGAARDVDITKQKAHWIDRSTVAWQTGPTDGRTYALVAAPAGGVTVVDGELAGTYSTLPLAARRNGLTEAQRAAFPHLWAHRGFTLDRRDLAKVPAALRGQLLVTERDAEGTLLAATGVQIPGVLDDVYARATDARLGPTFAGQVPTLAVWAPTARQVSLQLFDSPTATPRAVAMRRDDRTGVWSVRGARDWTGRYYRYQVQAWQPATQQVVTASVTDPYSLALAPDSTHSQIVDLSDPALAPAGWTKLRKPAAVPSTKVQISELSVRDFSIADTTVPAERRGSYLAFTDPGTAGMRHLKALGDAGVTHLHLLPAFDFATIPERRADQRQPACDLAALPPDSEQQQKCVAAVADTDGYNWGYDPLHYTVPEGGYAVDPAGARRTTEFRQMVAGVNGAGLRVVMDVVYNHTSAAGADEKSVLDQVVPGYYHRLLDDGAVANSTCCANTAPEHAMMGKLVVDSLVTWARAYKVDGFRFDLMGHHPKANILAVREALDELTVARDGVDGKKILLYGEGWNFGEVADDARFVQATQANMAGTGIGTFNDRLRDAVRGGGPFDANPRVQGFASGLFTDPNGDSVNGSAAEQRARLLHQHDLIKVGLTGNLRGYRFTDSAGRQVTGAQVDYNGSPAGYTAAPGEAVTYVDAHDNEILYDALAYKLPQDTPVADRARMQVLALGTVMMGQGPGFVTTGTERLRSKSLDRNSYNSGDWFNQIRWDCAQGNGFGAGLPPEQDNRDKWPYAKPLLADPALVPDCAAITMTDARYAELLKIRASSPVFGLTSAEQVQRRVAFPLSGTAETPGVLTMTLDGRGLDGRWKSVTVVFNATPETAQQRLTGLRGADVALHPVLRTSADETLRTASFNRASGTFTVPARSVAVFVQR, from the coding sequence ATGAATCCCCCGCCGATACCGCGCAAGGCCCTGCTCGCGCTCGTCTCCCTGCTCACCCTCACCCTCGTCGGCACCCCGATCGCCGTGCGCCAACTCGGCGCCGACACCCCAGACGACACCGGCCCGCTGGCCGCCACCGGCGCCGCCCAGTGGCGCACCGAGCCCTCGGTGCAGGCGCTGCTCGAAGCCGGAAGCCACCAGACCCGCGCCGAGCAGTTCTACTTCGTCCTGCCGGACCGGTTCGCCAACGGCGACCGGCGCAACGACACCGGCGGCCTCACCGGCGACCGGCTCTCCACCGGCCTCGACCCGACGGACAAGGGCTTCTACCACGGCGGGGACCTCAAGGGCGTCATGGACCGGCTCGACTACATCGAAGGGCTCGGCACCACGGCCATCTGGCTCGCCCCCATCTTCAAGAACCGTCCGGTGCAGGGCACCGGGGCCGACGTCTCGGCCGGCTACCACGGCTACTGGATCACCGACTTCACCCAGGTCGACCCGCACTTCGGCACCAACGAGGACCTGAAGCGGCTGGTCACGCTCGCCCACCGGCGCGGGATCAAGATCTACCTCGACGTCATCGTCAACCACACCGCCGACGTCATCAAGTACGCCGAGGACAAGTACACCTACGTGGACAAGACGACCGCGCCGTACACCGACGCGCAGGGGCGGCCCTTCGAGGACCGCAACCACGCCGACGGCACCCGGGACTTCCCGAAGGTGGACAACACGTCGTTCCCGTACACCCCGACGTTCGCGACCCCGGCCGACGCGAAGGTCAAGGTCCCGGCCTGGCTGAACGATCCGACCATGTACCACAACCGGGGCGACTCCACCTTCGCCGGGGAGAACAGCGAGTACGGCGACTTCTTCGGTCTCGACGACCTGTGGACCGAGCGTCCCGAGGTGGTGCGCGGCCTGACGAAGGTCTACTCCGACTGGGTGGCGTCCACCGGTGTCGACGGCTTCCGGCTGGACACCGTCAAGCACACCAACCTCGACTTCTGGCCGCAGTTCAGTCAGGGCATCGAACGCGCCGCCGAACGCGCCGGCAAGAAGGACTTCTTCATGTTCGGCGAGGTCTACAGCGCCGACCCGGAGATCACCTCGACCTACCTGCGGCGCGGCGGCCTGCCGGCCACCCTCGACTTCGCCTTCCAGGAGGCGGCCCGCGGCTACACCGCCGGAGACGGCTCCGCCAAGGCCCTCGCCGACGTGTACGCCCGCGACGACCTCTACCGCACCCGGGACACCGACGCCGGCCGGCTGCCCACCTTCCTCGGCAACCACGACATGGGCCGGATCGGCTCGTTCATCGCCGGCGGCGGCACCGACCCGGCCACCCACCTGCGCCGTGACCGGCTCGCCCACGAGCTGATGTTCCTCACCCGCGGCCAGCCGGTGGTCTATTCCGGCGACGAGCAGGGCTTCACCGGCCCGGGCGGCGACAAGGACGCCCGACAGGACATGTTCGCCTCCCGCACGCCGGACTACCTCGACGACGACCTGCTCGGCACCGACCGCACCCACGCCAGCGACCAGTTCGACCGCGCCCACCCGCTCTACCGGGCCATCGCCGAGCTGGGCGAGTTGCGCCAGGCACACCCGGCGCTGCGTGACGGCGTGCAGGTCAGCCGGTACGCCGCAGACGGTCCCGGCGTCTTCGCGTTCTCCCGGGTCGACCCGAAGCAGCGCACCGAGTACGTCGTCGCGGTGAACAACGCCGCGACCGCGCAGACTGTCACCGTGGACACCTGGTCGGCCGGTGCCACCTTCACCGGCGTGTACGGCGGATCGGCCGCCCCGGTCGCCGGCGTGGACGGCCGGCTCACCCTGACCGTGCCGCCGCTGTCGGCCGTGGTGCACCGCGCCGGCACGCCGATCGCGTCGCCCGACGCCGCGCCGCGGATCACGATCACCGCCCCGGCACCCGGCGAGCCCGTCGCCACGAAGGCCGCGGTCACCGCCCAGGTCACCGGCGATCCGTTGGCCACCGTCACCGTCGCCGCCCGGGTCGCCGGCGGCAGGTGGACGCTGCTCGGCAGCGCCGACCGGGCCCCGTACACGGTGCACCACGACCTGACCGGGCTGGCCGGCGGCACGAGGGTCGAGTACAAGGCCGTCGTCCGCGACGGAAAGGGCCGCACCGCGAGCACCCGGTCCACCGCGACCGTGGGCACCCCGGCGCAGTCCGCCTCCCGCGACTGGGCGGTGGTGCACTACCAGCGCCCGGCCGGCGGCTACGACGACTGGGGCCTCTACGCCTGGGGTGACATCGACCCCGCGTACGCCACCGAGTGGCCCGAGGGGCAGCCGTTCGCGGGCGAGGACTCCTACGGCCGGTTCGCCTGGGTGAAGCTCAAGCCGGGCGCGAAGTCGGTCGGCTTCCTGGTGGTCGACTCGAACGGGAACAAGGACGTCGGACAGGACCGGACGATCGACGTGACGAAGACCGGGGAGGTCTGGGTGAAGCAGGGCGACCCGGCGACCTACCCGAGCAGGCAGGCCGCCACCGGCGAACCCGACCCGCCGGTCGCCGACGACACCGTCGTCATCCACTACCGCCGGGCCGACGGCAACTACGACGGCTGGGGCCTGCACCTGTGGGACGGCGCCGCCAACCCGACGGACTGGGCCACCCCGCTCACCCCGGAGCGCGTCGACGCCTTCGGCGCGGTCTTCCGGGTGCCGCTCGCCGCCGGGGCCACCGGGCTGAGCTACATCATCCACGCAGGCGACGAGAAGGACCTGCCGACCGACCAGCGGCTCGACTTCGCCAGCGCCGGCCGTGAGGTGTGGCTGCTCGCCGGCACACCCGGACGGCTGCTGCCGTCCACCGCCTCCGGCGCCGCCCGGGATGTCGACATCACGAAGCAGAAGGCGCACTGGATCGACCGCTCCACCGTCGCCTGGCAGACCGGGCCCACCGACGGCAGGACGTACGCCCTCGTCGCCGCCCCGGCCGGAGGGGTCACCGTCGTCGACGGCGAGCTGGCCGGGACGTACAGCACGCTGCCGTTGGCCGCGCGACGCAACGGGCTCACCGAGGCCCAGCGCGCGGCCTTCCCGCACCTGTGGGCGCACCGCGGCTTCACGCTCGACCGGCGGGACCTGGCGAAGGTTCCCGCGGCCCTGCGCGGGCAGCTCCTGGTGACCGAGCGGGACGCCGAGGGCACCCTGCTCGCCGCGACCGGCGTGCAGATCCCCGGTGTGCTCGACGACGTCTACGCCCGGGCCACCGACGCGAGGCTCGGGCCGACCTTTGCAGGCCAGGTGCCGACGCTCGCGGTCTGGGCGCCGACGGCGCGGCAGGTGTCGCTCCAGCTCTTCGACTCGCCGACCGCGACGCCGAGGGCGGTGGCGATGCGCCGCGACGACCGCACCGGCGTCTGGTCGGTGCGCGGCGCCCGCGACTGGACCGGCAGGTACTACCGCTACCAGGTGCAGGCGTGGCAGCCGGCGACGCAGCAGGTGGTCACCGCCTCGGTGACCGACCCGTACTCGCTGGCCCTCGCGCCGGACTCCACGCACAGCCAGATCGTGGACCTGTCCGATCCGGCGCTCGCCCCGGCCGGGTGGACCAAGCTGCGCAAGCCGGCAGCGGTGCCGTCGACGAAGGTGCAGATCTCCGAGCTGTCCGTGCGGGACTTCTCGATCGCCGACACCACCGTGCCGGCCGAGCGGCGAGGCAGCTACCTCGCCTTCACCGACCCGGGCACCGCCGGCATGAGGCACCTGAAGGCGCTCGGCGACGCCGGGGTGACCCACCTGCACCTGCTGCCCGCGTTCGACTTCGCCACGATCCCCGAGCGCCGCGCCGACCAGCGGCAGCCCGCCTGCGACCTGGCCGCGCTGCCGCCGGACTCCGAGCAGCAGCAGAAGTGTGTCGCGGCCGTGGCCGACACCGACGGCTACAACTGGGGGTACGACCCGCTGCACTACACCGTGCCGGAGGGCGGCTACGCGGTCGACCCGGCCGGGGCGCGGCGCACCACCGAGTTTCGGCAGATGGTGGCCGGGGTCAACGGCGCCGGGCTGCGCGTGGTGATGGACGTCGTCTACAACCACACCTCGGCGGCGGGCGCCGATGAGAAGTCGGTGCTCGACCAGGTGGTGCCGGGCTACTACCACCGGTTGCTGGACGACGGTGCCGTCGCCAACTCGACCTGCTGCGCCAACACCGCCCCCGAGCACGCCATGATGGGCAAGCTGGTGGTGGACTCGCTGGTCACCTGGGCCCGCGCGTACAAGGTGGACGGCTTCCGGTTCGACCTGATGGGCCACCACCCGAAGGCGAACATCCTGGCCGTACGCGAGGCGCTCGACGAGCTGACCGTCGCCCGTGACGGCGTGGACGGGAAGAAGATCCTGCTCTACGGCGAGGGCTGGAACTTCGGCGAGGTCGCCGACGACGCCCGGTTCGTGCAGGCCACCCAGGCCAACATGGCCGGCACCGGGATCGGCACCTTCAACGACCGGCTGCGCGACGCGGTACGCGGTGGCGGTCCGTTCGACGCCAACCCCCGGGTGCAGGGCTTCGCCTCCGGTCTCTTCACCGACCCCAACGGTGATTCCGTGAACGGTTCCGCGGCCGAGCAGCGGGCCCGGCTGCTGCACCAGCACGACCTGATCAAGGTGGGGCTGACCGGCAACCTGCGCGGCTACCGGTTCACCGACTCGGCGGGCCGGCAGGTGACCGGCGCGCAGGTCGACTACAACGGCTCGCCCGCCGGCTACACCGCCGCGCCCGGGGAGGCGGTCACCTACGTCGACGCGCACGACAACGAGATCCTGTACGACGCGTTGGCGTACAAGCTGCCGCAGGACACCCCGGTGGCGGACCGGGCCCGGATGCAGGTGCTGGCGCTGGGCACGGTGATGATGGGGCAGGGCCCCGGATTCGTCACCACCGGCACCGAGCGGCTGAGGTCGAAGTCGCTGGACCGCAACTCGTACAACTCCGGCGACTGGTTCAACCAGATCCGCTGGGACTGCGCCCAGGGCAACGGCTTCGGCGCCGGCCTGCCGCCCGAGCAGGACAACCGGGACAAGTGGCCGTACGCCAAGCCGCTGCTGGCCGACCCGGCACTGGTCCCGGACTGCGCCGCGATCACCATGACGGACGCCCGGTACGCCGAGCTGCTGAAGATCCGGGCCTCCTCGCCGGTCTTCGGGTTGACCTCGGCAGAGCAGGTGCAGAGGCGGGTCGCCTTCCCGCTCTCCGGCACGGCGGAGACCCCCGGCGTGCTCACCATGACGCTGGACGGCCGAGGCCTCGACGGGCGGTGGAAGTCGGTGACGGTCGTCTTCAACGCCACTCCGGAGACGGCGCAGCAACGGCTGACCGGGCTGCGCGGGGCGGACGTGGCGCTGCACCCGGTGCTGCGGACCTCGGCCGACGAGACACTGCGGACGGCCTCCTTCAACCGGGCCAGCGGCACGTTCACCGTGCCGGCCCGCAGCGTGGCGGTCTTCGTGCAGCGGTAG
- a CDS encoding right-handed parallel beta-helix repeat-containing protein yields MSDDVTRPDGGPPEGTPMRGRRKLWVAAGVAGLTGVVGLAALGGLAARDDKSGAADRLSDAQASAPKQNVSDAGKADEAGGDQAGKGEDDWSGDDWSGGDRSGGDWGGGKDDRKHDSRVKEVPCDTDKLIQAITDANKTNGATLKLAKHCTYELTRSEHGNGLPVIKESIVLKGEDTRIVRAAEAERFRILNVGSSGHLTLKDVTVKGGQTVALKMVPAPVRSFELPEPTEATAEPARKPAMAAPKPPAAATSGTSVTPSARSGAVATAQSGATVTAVPGGTMTAVPGGTMTAVPGGTMTAVPGGTVTAVPDSADGAGILVQQGGRADIEHSRIVQNHAGRDGGGIANFGTTNIRHTAVEENSANGFGGGIFNVGVLRVEESKVSKNSARLGGGGIANGTTPNGTTVGGGTVWVWKSAISHNRTSFIGGGVFDNQGDTTITQSEITGNTAGTDAGGLVAFSDSRLSLEKVVVAKNYADDEAGGIGVGGGSNAVIEHSVIKENVAGGAGGGGLFNDEGTVTLRDSEVLANQAVGESGVGGGIVNDFGRTKLISTKVAHNVATQPPGGIFTNNDGVLIDRKSAVTDNRPTNCKGSPVIPDRCFG; encoded by the coding sequence ATGTCCGATGACGTAACGAGACCTGACGGTGGCCCGCCCGAGGGCACACCGATGCGAGGGCGGCGCAAACTCTGGGTGGCCGCCGGCGTGGCCGGGCTGACCGGCGTCGTCGGACTGGCGGCGCTGGGCGGCCTGGCCGCCCGTGACGACAAGTCCGGCGCTGCCGACCGGCTCTCCGACGCCCAGGCGTCGGCCCCGAAGCAGAACGTCAGCGACGCCGGCAAGGCCGACGAGGCCGGCGGCGACCAGGCCGGCAAGGGCGAGGACGACTGGTCCGGCGACGACTGGTCCGGTGGTGACCGGAGCGGTGGCGACTGGGGCGGCGGCAAGGACGACCGGAAACACGACAGCCGGGTGAAGGAGGTGCCCTGCGACACCGACAAGCTCATCCAGGCGATCACGGACGCCAACAAGACCAACGGCGCGACGCTGAAGCTCGCCAAGCACTGCACCTACGAGCTGACGCGCAGCGAGCACGGCAACGGCCTGCCCGTGATCAAGGAGTCGATCGTCCTCAAGGGCGAGGACACCAGGATCGTCAGGGCGGCCGAGGCCGAGCGCTTCCGGATCCTGAACGTCGGCAGCAGCGGTCACCTGACCCTGAAGGACGTGACCGTCAAGGGTGGGCAGACCGTCGCCCTGAAGATGGTCCCGGCACCGGTCCGCTCGTTCGAGCTTCCCGAGCCGACCGAGGCCACGGCGGAACCGGCCCGCAAGCCGGCCATGGCCGCGCCCAAGCCGCCAGCCGCCGCCACGTCCGGGACGTCGGTCACTCCGTCGGCTCGTTCCGGCGCCGTCGCGACGGCCCAGTCCGGTGCCACCGTGACGGCCGTGCCCGGCGGCACCATGACGGCCGTGCCCGGCGGCACCATGACGGCCGTGCCCGGCGGCACCATGACGGCCGTGCCCGGCGGCACCGTGACGGCCGTGCCCGACAGCGCCGACGGGGCGGGCATCCTGGTCCAGCAGGGCGGCCGCGCCGACATCGAGCACAGCAGGATCGTGCAGAACCACGCCGGCCGGGACGGCGGCGGCATCGCCAACTTCGGCACCACCAACATCCGCCACACCGCGGTCGAGGAGAACAGCGCCAACGGCTTCGGCGGTGGCATCTTCAACGTCGGAGTGCTGCGGGTCGAGGAATCCAAGGTGTCGAAGAACAGCGCCCGGCTGGGCGGCGGCGGCATCGCCAACGGCACGACTCCGAACGGCACGACGGTGGGCGGTGGCACCGTATGGGTGTGGAAGAGCGCCATCAGCCACAACCGGACCTCGTTCATCGGCGGCGGCGTCTTCGACAACCAGGGCGACACCACGATCACACAGAGCGAGATCACGGGCAACACCGCCGGCACGGACGCGGGCGGGCTGGTCGCCTTCAGCGACAGCAGGCTGTCCCTGGAGAAGGTCGTGGTCGCCAAGAACTACGCCGACGACGAGGCTGGCGGCATCGGCGTCGGCGGGGGCAGCAACGCCGTGATCGAGCACAGCGTGATCAAGGAGAACGTCGCCGGAGGTGCCGGTGGCGGCGGACTGTTCAACGACGAGGGCACCGTCACCCTGCGGGACAGCGAGGTCCTGGCGAACCAGGCGGTCGGCGAGTCCGGGGTGGGCGGCGGCATCGTGAACGACTTCGGCCGGACGAAGCTGATCAGCACGAAGGTGGCCCACAACGTCGCCACCCAGCCGCCGGGCGGCATCTTCACCAACAACGACGGCGTTCTGATCGACCGGAAGTCCGCCGTCACCGACAACCGGCCGACGAACTGTAAGGGCAGTCCGGTCATCCCCGACCGCTGCTTCGGCTGA
- a CDS encoding aminopeptidase P family protein, protein MTEGRTESRPADGTESHDPDFPEAFLAFMRQGWRDTTLPVGPRPEAPNYAKRRAALSAAFPGETLVVPTGGEKVRANDTDHPFRPGSDFVYLTGDHDPDSVLVLRPNGSGHDATLYMRPRSSRLTDEFFRSRNGELWVGRRHTLAEKSTELELPTADLSELDAALAGLAPGRTRVLRGFDARVDTAVRPYDGDRAEGRPARDRELAIAVSELKLVKDEWEIAQLQDAVDATVRGFEDVARALPADRGVSERLLEGIFALRARHDGNDVGYGSIVGAGEHATILHWVHNHGTTRPGELLLMDMGVENRNLYTADVTRVLPVDGRFTPLQRQVYEAVYAAQQAGIDAIRPGVAFREVHLSSMRVLAQALSDLGLLPVSVDEAMDGQSTVYRRWTLHGTSHMLGLDVHDCANARKENYRDGTLGEGHVLTVEPGLYFQPEDELVPEELRGIGIRIEDDILVTATGAVNLSAGLPRAADEVETWLAEQREAGPRLPG, encoded by the coding sequence ATGACCGAGGGACGCACCGAGAGCAGGCCGGCGGACGGCACCGAGTCGCACGACCCGGACTTCCCCGAGGCGTTCCTGGCGTTCATGCGGCAGGGTTGGCGGGACACCACCCTGCCGGTCGGTCCGCGGCCGGAGGCGCCGAACTACGCCAAGCGGCGGGCCGCGCTCTCGGCGGCCTTCCCGGGCGAGACCCTGGTGGTCCCGACCGGCGGCGAGAAGGTACGCGCCAACGACACCGACCACCCCTTCCGGCCGGGCAGCGACTTCGTCTACCTGACCGGCGACCACGACCCGGACAGCGTGCTCGTACTGCGCCCGAACGGGTCGGGTCACGACGCCACGCTGTACATGCGGCCCCGGTCGTCCCGGCTGACCGACGAGTTCTTCCGCAGCCGCAACGGCGAGCTGTGGGTCGGCCGGCGGCACACGTTGGCCGAGAAGTCGACCGAACTGGAGCTGCCCACGGCGGACCTGAGCGAGCTGGACGCGGCGCTCGCCGGCCTGGCGCCGGGGCGTACCCGGGTGCTGCGCGGCTTCGACGCGCGGGTGGACACGGCCGTGCGCCCGTACGACGGTGACCGCGCCGAGGGCCGGCCGGCGCGCGACCGGGAGCTGGCGATCGCCGTCTCGGAGCTGAAGCTGGTCAAGGACGAGTGGGAGATCGCCCAGCTCCAGGACGCGGTCGACGCGACCGTCCGCGGGTTCGAGGACGTGGCCCGGGCGCTGCCGGCGGACCGCGGCGTCTCGGAACGCCTGCTGGAGGGGATCTTCGCGTTGCGCGCCCGGCACGACGGAAACGACGTCGGCTACGGCTCGATCGTCGGCGCGGGCGAGCACGCCACGATCCTGCACTGGGTGCACAACCACGGCACCACCCGTCCGGGCGAGCTGCTGCTGATGGACATGGGTGTGGAGAACCGCAACCTGTACACCGCCGATGTCACCCGGGTGCTGCCGGTCGACGGCCGGTTCACCCCGCTTCAGCGCCAGGTCTACGAGGCGGTGTACGCCGCACAGCAGGCCGGCATCGACGCCATCCGGCCCGGCGTGGCGTTCCGGGAGGTCCACCTGAGCTCGATGCGCGTGCTCGCCCAGGCACTGTCCGACCTGGGTCTGCTGCCGGTGAGCGTCGACGAGGCGATGGACGGGCAGTCGACGGTCTACCGGCGCTGGACGCTGCACGGCACCAGCCACATGCTCGGCCTCGACGTGCACGACTGCGCGAACGCCCGCAAGGAGAACTACCGGGACGGCACGCTGGGCGAGGGCCACGTGCTCACCGTCGAGCCCGGGCTCTACTTCCAGCCCGAGGACGAACTGGTCCCCGAGGAGCTGCGCGGCATCGGCATCCGCATCGAGGACGACATCCTGGTCACCGCGACCGGCGCGGTGAACCTCTCCGCCGGGCTGCCGCGTGCCGCCGACGAGGTGGAGACCTGGCTGGCCGAGCAGCGCGAGGCGGGCCCGCGTCTGCCCGGCTGA